A genomic window from Pecten maximus chromosome 2, xPecMax1.1, whole genome shotgun sequence includes:
- the LOC117322433 gene encoding cytochrome c oxidase subunit NDUFA4-like produces MVHLTKLLRHGGPTPYHTNPRLMVGSGKEVLNTKSHYSSLLPIHLVTLGGCVVCAWYMCRSLFFSPDVMLKKDSRSYPWLMKSNQHQYKLFSFSLKYKDLKNHPNHPEGFHGRVQLSSKDYFKLSSHGHGEGEAEH; encoded by the exons ATGGTGCACTTAACGAAACTCTTACGCCATGGCGGTCCTACGCCGTATCATACCAACCCCAGGCTTATGGTTGGGTCTGGAAAAGAGGTGTTAAATACAAAGAGCCATTATAGCAGC TTGCTGCCCATCCATCTTGTAACCTTAGGAGGCTGCGTTGTTTGTGCATGGTACATGTGCAGATCTCTGTTCTTTAGCCCAGATGTCAT GTTGAAAAAGGACAGCCGCAGTTACCCATGGCTAATGAAGTCCAACCAACATCAATACAAG ctGTTCTCCTTTAGCTTGAAATACAAAGACCTGAAGAATCACCCAAATCATCCCGAGGGATTCCACGGCAGGGTCCAGCTGAGCAGCAAAGACTACTTCAAGCTGTCAAGCCACGGCCATGGAGAGGGAGAGGCTGAGCATTAA